A genomic stretch from Anopheles nili chromosome X, idAnoNiliSN_F5_01, whole genome shotgun sequence includes:
- the LOC128728940 gene encoding MAP kinase-activating death domain protein, giving the protein MAEQQQRDSLCPRLIDYLAIVGARTTFVPRSGNGNTGPAAGSSSQSSVQLPELLRRYPPMDHDDFPLPLDMVYFCQPEGCVNVGSRRTGAAIRDTTSFVFTLTDKDSGKTRYGICVNFYRPIEKSLPRVSVGCGATSGKQPPNSSLRRESWRKSMEKSSDSAFSSDYRSSNIAPSDSSDRDCPSRRDSDPPNASSNYAATHQSLLGVVGPSGDSESGGSHSPSPRASRKRSKVRNHSLTSLCILSHHPFLSIFRECLFILKRLIDACNDSCSPKRIGTSRPSVRDSVWNVLTNQASETTASAILHDVQEIETWILRLLSAPVPVPGSTRVEVDVLSSTLYQPLVFALPDHTRFTLVDFPLHLPLELLGVETCLRVLTLILLEHKVIIQSRDYNALSMSVMAFVHLIYPLEYMFPVIPLLPTCMGSAEQLLLAPTPYIIGLPATFLMYKKNFRLPDDIWLVDLDSNKLTPASGDMEIVPMLPEPEGGILKNHLKQALSSMTTGNQVSSAPARQQAGNGRDSFSGSNATTGLALQAPQPSGSHGAGHGASAGVSQTGPPGSTVASQQPSPVGMPPASNPLIFGADVDSVDVATRVAMVRFFNSQNTLANFTEHTRILRLYPRPVVAFQINSFLRSRPRTSALLNRFARTQAVEWLAEWSLTPSNVAFLRVQTGVLDPAQVGDKPKWYAHTLNPIRFQVWDEGSTLSGALKRMLRLESQPTDESGSDSDGADSTSSSYSSLSDFVSEIVSSDLSPSLHEVYASQHHHHHHVAPKNLSSNLDPHLVYRPPSSLRFPEGMQPKPREPPGGDPQDSGGSTSSSQSDLSSPSFNRDSEFEFNPKTRNEVHLVVKPEREHGSFENESDSNSTTTPKTIVSKDSAGSHEAMAGAKRAGKLCKIPPPISPNFGRQQSGANLLARTSSSGSTGSGSHPPSLGSAGSQRQSSQGSLFEVLTTQAKELVRETTRQSSQDGLLAQMDKLTLQAKKAAEEASKQALEASKQAAGVSKNTIEDLTYVGKSTIGDLTKSAKEAAAKKGLLQQGTGYVGPQSLSSPTANTVATTNQSLFSSITSDFNGIAQSTSSMFSDLFGSKPKNQPSMLQQQQQKMKEKLSFDPFPGRKGLVERNPLIKHSGPKQTKEEIQRIQNAERSSSNSENQTFLKDLVNQVLAGEGVGWLKLNRLKKLMEDESYRMLVLGKLNRTLERKIGPDDHIDDVCISKSVYKGTLKCLVAITHGLEHTIGNFGLGGMASVFQMMEIAHTHYWSKDLTEGAGSDMSASLLSSQSVSPMGSRENLRSPQSPSELSDWMLGGSRKSSSATNDHVVLSRHPSENEHENQTTSEMFKDMLSLKRNMLFNKLTSFESESSALKDAKKMAGGIFSGKSSLSAGFRYTGGSLIPSSGSPSPDAPRVYLFEGLLGKDRSGIWDQMQFWEDAFLDAVSQERDMIGMDQGPGEMMERYKALSESERKRLEHDEDRLLSTMLYNLTAILVMLNVHKLEIKKKVRRLLGKSHIGFIYSQEVNLLLDQINNLHGNDIDLKPLGSRLLHRQSFTVHQGVDASGSLRFIEVRDDGLVLRSVNGSITERWWFERLVNMTYSPKTKVLCLWQRNGGQTQLHKYYTRKCKELYNCIKESMERSGCAGQAPELGGEFPVQDMTTGEGGLLQVCLEGVGLLFANSKDFEFFIRLNHIRKCFTQKGGVFILEEYNPKTRLIVQRKYKSAMADQICYAVLCVFSYIAAGQEQTKQQHGAPAGKGSTGGQGGQGPTALTVPGKTAPPQQSQSPQQQQQQQQQQQQQYQSQKVHQTHLPQQTSPKLKTVVGKPISPKGAAQQPTGTPTAAQQQPQQQQQQQDQPQQQVLRKNSNTSQPDPAIVKSPPTIPARPRTAASASSSSPSSSPPSIKAPVLASTRGPPPAIPPRTSLSQRSDSVSSNSGGSHQQPLQRQYSAIETASARPATTKPFPFRSLQKPSSDAGGSSFEK; this is encoded by the exons ATGGCGGAACAGCAACAGCGTGACTCACTCTGTCCGCGGTTGATCGACTACTTGGCAATCGTCGGAGCACGGACCACGTTCGTGCCACGTTCTGGCAATGGCAACACCGGTCCAGCGGCCGGTTCCTCCAGCCAATCTTCGGTACAG CTGCCGGAACTATTGCGCCGTTACCCACCGATGGATCACGACGACTTCCCGCTGCCCCTGGACATGGTGTACTTCTGCCAGCCTGAGGGATGCGTTAACGTTGGATCTCGACGCACCGGAGCTGCTATCCGGGACACGACGTCGTTTGTGTTCACTCTGACGGATAAGGACTCTGGCAAGACGCGGTACGGCATCTGCGTCAACTTCTACCGACCGATCGAGAAGTCGCTGCCGCGGGTGAGCGTTGGATGCGGTGCTACTTCGGGAAAACAACCGCCTAATTCGTCCTTGCGGCGAGAGTCCTGGCGCAAGAGTATGGAGAAAAGCTCGGACTCTGCGTTTTCCAG TGACTACCGGAGCAGCAACATCGCACCAAGCGACTCTTCCGATCGCGACTGCCCGAGTCGGCGAGATTCCGATCCTCCAAATGCGAGCAGCAACTACGCTGCGACCCATCAGTCCTTGCTGGGTGTGGTCGGACCTTCTGGAGACTCCGAGTCTGGCGGCAGTCATTCGCCTTCGCCGCGGGCCTCTCGCAAACGGTCGAAGGTTCGCAACCACTCGCTGACCTCACTGTGTATCCTGTCGCATCATCCGTTCCTGTCGATCTTCCGTGAGTGTCTGTTCATCCTGAAGCGCCTCATCGACGCCTGCAACGATTCGTGCAGCCCGAAGCGAATCGGAACGTCCAGACCATCGGTGCGGGATAGTGTTTGGAACGTGCTGACCAACCAGGCGTCTGAGACGACCGCATCTGCCATCCTACACGATGTGCAGGAGATCGAGACCTGGATCCTGCGGCTGTTGTCAGCTCCTGTGCCTGTACCAGGGTCGACACGCGTTGAAGTGGATGTGCTGTCATCGACGCTATATCAACCGCTAGTATTCGCGTTGCCTGACCACACTCGCTTCACGCTGGTTGACTTCCCACTACACCTGCCACTGGAGCTGCTCGGTGTGGAGACATGCCTGCGCGTGTTGACACTGATCCTGCTCGAGCACAAGGTGATCATACAGTCGCGGGACTACAACGCGCTCTCGATGTCGGTGATGGCGTTTGTGCACCTGATCTACCCGTTGGAGTACATGTTTCCGGTTATTCCTTTGCTACCGACGTGTATGGGCAGTGCTGagcaactgctgctggcacCCACGCCCTACATCATCGGGCTTCCGGCGACGTTCCTCATGTACAAAAAGAACTTCCG ACTACCGGATGACATCTGGCTCGTTGATCTGGACTCGAACAAGCTGACGCCAGCATCCGGCGATATGGAGATCGTGCCGATGCTGCCGGAACCGGAGGGAGGCATTTTGAAGAATCATCTCAAGCAG GCACTGAGCTCTATGACGACTGGGAACCAAGTGTCTTCGGCGCCAGCTCGCCAGCAAGCCGGTAATGGTCGCGACAGCTTTAGCGGATCGAATGCCACCACCGGACTAGCGTTGCAGGCTCCTCAACCGTCCGGGTCACATGGAGCAGGTCATGGTGCTAGTGCCGGTGTGTCTCAAACCGGCCCACCAGGATCGACAGTTGCCTCTCAGCAGCCTAGTCCAGTCGGTATGCCACCTGCCTCGAATCCGCTCATCTTTGGAGCCGACGTCGATTCGGTGGATGTCGCAACTCGCGTAGCCATGGTGCGGTTCTTCAACTCGCAGAACACGCTGGCGAACTTTACGGAACACACGCGCATCTTGCGGCTGTACCCACGCCCGGTCGTTGCCTTCCAGATTAACAGCTTCCTGAGGTCACGTCCTCGGACGTCCGCCCTGCTGAATCGATTCGCTCGTACCCAGGCAGTCGAGTGGCTGGCTGAGTGGTCACTGACGCCCTCAAACGTGGCATTCCTGCGTGTCCAGACCGGTGTGCTCGACCCGGCTCAGGTCGGCGACAAACCGAAATGGTACGCACATACCCTCAACCCGATCCGCTTCCAGGTGTGGGATGAAGGCAGTACTCTAAGCGGTGCTCTGAAGCGCATGCTGCGTCTCGAGAGTCAACCGACGGACGAGAGTGGTTCTGACTCTGACGGTGCTGATAGCACTAGCTCGTCATACTCGTCGCTTAGCGACTTCGTATCTGAGATCGTGTCATCAGACCTGTCACCGAGCCTGCACGAGGTGTATGCGAgtcagcatcaccatcatcatcacgtaGCACCGAAGAACCTATCGTCAAATCTGGATCCACATCTCGTGTATCGGCCACCGAGCTCACTGAGATTCCCTGAAGGTATGCAACCAAAGCCGCGTGAGCCTCCCGGTGGAGATCCGCAGGACTCGGGTGGGTCGACCTCTTCCAGCCAGTCAGACCTCAGTTCGCCCAGCTTCAACCGCGATTCTGAGTTTGAATTCAATCCGAAGACACGCAACGAGGTACATCTGGTCGTGAAACCGGAGCGCGAACACGGCAGCTTTGAGAACGAATCCGACTCCAACTCGACCACTACACCGAAGACGATTGTTTCGAAGGACAGTGCAGGTTCACATGAGGCGATGGCAGGCGCAAAGCGTGCCGGCAAGCTGTGTAAGATACCGCCACCTATATCACCCAACTTCGGGCGGCAGCAGAGTGGAGCTAACTTGCTAGCTCGCACGTCCAGCTCGGGTTCTACCGGCTCTGGAAGTCATCCACCATCGCTAGGGTCGGCGGGCTCCCAGCGTCAGAGCTCACAGGGCTCACTGTTCGAGGTGTTGACGACTCAGGCAAAGGAACTGGTGAGGGAGACGACCCGTCAGAGCAGCCAGGATGGGCTGCTAGCACAGATGGACAAG CTGACACTTCAGGCGAAAAAAGCCGCCGAAGAGGCGTCAAAGCAGGCGCTCGAGGCATCCAAGCAGGCAGCCGGTGTCAGCAAGAACACCATCGAGGATCTAACGTACGTGGGTAAGTCCACCATCGGGGATCTCACCAAGTCCGCCAAGGAGGCAGCTGCCAAGAAAGGACTGCTACAGCAGGGAACGGGCTACGTAGGACCGCAGTCTCTCAGCTCTCCAACGGCGAATACGGTGGCCACCACCAACCAGTCGCTGTTCTCCTCAATCACAAGCGACTTTAACGGGATCGCACAGTCCACGTCGTCTATGTTCTCCGACCTGTTCGGTAGCAAGCCAAAGAACCAGCC CAGTatgctgcaacaacaacagcagaagATGAAAGAAAAGCTGTCTTTTGATCCGTTCCCCGGACGAAAGGGTCTAGTCGAGCGCAATCCGCTCATCAAGCACTCAGGTCCGAAGCAGACCAAAGAAGAGATCCAGCGAATACAGAACGCAGAGCGTTCGTCCAGCAACTCCGAAAATCAAACCTTCCTGAAGGACTTAGTTAATCAGGTGCTGGCGGGCGAGGGCGTCGGATGGCTGAAGTTAAACCGCCTAAAGAAGCTCATGGAGGATGAATCGTACCGCATGCTAGTGCTGGGGAAGCTGAATAGGACACTGGAGCGTAAAATCGGTCCTGATGACCACATCGACGATGTG TGCATATCGAAATCCGTGTATAAGGGAACCCTCAAGTGTCTAGTAGCGATCACGCACGGGTTGGAGCATACGATAGGCAACTTTGGTCTCGGTGGGATGGCTTCCGTCTTCCAGATGATGGagatcgcacacacgcactatTGGAGTAAAGATTTAACCGAAGGTGCAGGCTCCGACATGTCTGCTAGCCTGCTTTCCAGCCAA AGCGTCAGTCCGATGGGTAGTCGCGAGAATCTGCGATCGCCCCAAAGTCCTTCGGAGCTGTCGGACTGGATGTTGGGAGGCTCACGGAAGAGCTCTAGTGCCACCAACGATCACGTCGTCTTGTCGCGTCATCCTTCAGAAAACGAGCACGAAAACCAGACCACGTCGGAGATGTTTAAAGATATGCTGTCGCTTAAACGAAACATGCTGTTCAACAAGCTGACGTCGTTCGAGTCAGAG AGCTCCGCGCTGAAGGACGCCAAAAAGATGGCGGGCGGCATCTTCTCCGGCAAATCGTCGCTGAGTGCCGGCTTCCGGTATACAGGTGGCAGCCTGATCCCGTCGTCCGGATCGCCCTCACCAGACGCGCCCCGGGTGTACCTTTTCGAGGGGTTGTTGGGTAAGGATCGCTCCGGTATCTGGGATCAAATGCAGTTCTGGGAGGACGCGTTCCTGGACGCCGTCAGCCAGGAGCGGGATATGATCGGTATGGATCAGGGCCCGGGCGAGATGATGGAACGCTACAAGGCACTGTCGGAGTCGGAACGCAAGCGGCTAGAACACGACGAGGATCGCCTGCTGTCGACCATGTTGTACAACTTGACCGCGATCCTGGTCATGCTGAACGTGCACAAGCTCGAGATAAAGAAGAAAGTGCGTCGACTGTTGGGCAAGAGTCACATTGGCTTCATCTACTCGCAGGAAGTGAACTTGCTGCTTGATCAGATCAACAACCTT CACGGCAACGACATCGACTTGAAGCCACTTGGTTCACGATTGCTACACAGGCAGAGTTTCACCGTGCACCAAGGTGTCGATGCGAGTGGTTCTCTCAGGTTCATCGAAGTAAGAGATGACGGTTTGGTTCTACGTTCCGTCAATGGCAGTATCACCGAACGTTGGTGGTTTGAGCGGCTCGTCAACATGACCTACTCCCCTAAGACCAAGGTGCTATGTCTCTGGCAACGTAACGGCGGTCAGACGCAGCTGCACAAGTACTACACGCGTAAG TGCAAGGAGCTGTACAACTGCATCAAGGAGTCAATGGAGCGCAGCGGTTGCGCCGGCCAAGCGCCCGAGCTGGGAGGTGAGTTTCCGGTGCAGGACATGACCACCGGCGAAGGCGGACTTCTGCAGGTGTGCCTCGAAGGTGTCGGGCTGTTGTTCGCAAACAGTAAG GACTTTGAG TTCTTCATCCGGTTGAACCACATACGGAAGTGCTTCACGCAGAAGGGCGGCGTGTTCATTCTGGAAGAGTACA ATCCCAAGACGAGGCTGATTGTGCAGCGAAAATACAAATCCGCCATG GCCGACCAGATCTGCTACGCCGTTCTGTGTGTCTTCTCGTACATCGCCGCTGGGCAGGAGCAAACCAAGCAGCAACACGGTGCTCCGGCTGGGAAAGGATCCACTGGCGGGCAAGGTGGGCAAGGTCCTACGGCACTAACTGTGCCGGGTAAGACAGCTCCACCACAGCAATCCCAGTctccacaacagcagcagcagcaacaacagcagcaacagcaacagtatCAGTCGCAGAAAGTCCACCAAACGCATCTTCCACAGCAAACTTCACCTAAGCTAAAAACTGTCGTCGGGAAACCGATCAGCCCGAAAGGAGCAGCTCAGCAACCCACAGGCACTCCTACTGCAgctcaacaacaaccacaacaacagcagcaacagcaggatcAACCACAGCAGCAGGTGTTGCGGAAGAACTCCAACACCTCACAACCGGATCCCGCCATTGTGAAGTCACCACCGACGATTCCGGCCCGTCCAAGAACGGCAGCCTCCGCATCGTCCAGTTCACCCTCCAGCAGCCCACCCTCAATAAAGGCTCCGGTGTTGGCGTCCACCCGAGGTCCTCCACCAGCCATTCCACCTCGCACGAGCCTGTCACAGCGGTCGGATTCCGTCAGCTCTAACTCCGGTGGAAGTCATCAGCAACCACTGCAGCGGCAGTACTCCGCCATCGAGACGGCGTCGGCACGGCCAGCGACTACCAaaccgtttccgttccggtcACTTCAGAAGCCCTCCTCCGACGCAGGTGGATCTTCGTTTGAGAAGTAA